TCAGCAGCCTCATCGTAGGGGTGGTGATCGGAATACAATTTTTATCTACCTTACTTACCAGGGCTTATGCAGGTAAGCTAACTGATACTAAAGGTCCGAGGTTAAGTAGCAAAATTGGCATATTGCTGATCATCTTGTCCGGTATCATCTATCTGATCGCCATGATTTTCAGCCAGCTGGCTTTAGTTGCTTTAGGATTGATCATCCTGGCGAGGATTGTTCATGGCATCTCAGAAAGTTTATCCATTACCAGTGCCTTAACCTGGGGGATAGGCCTGGTTGGCACCCAGAAATCAGGTAAGGTGATGACCTGGAACGGGATTGCGATGTATGCAGGAATCGCGATAGGTGCGCCCCTGGCGATCTGGATGAAAAGTACTTTTGGCATTTCTTCTGTGTTTTTTACGCTGATCGTACTATCTATCATCAGTTGGCTCTCTACCATTCAGCTTCCAACGTTACCGGTAGACGCCTCGCATGTCAGAACTCCGTTTTACAAAGTGATAGGCCTTATCGCCGGACAGGGGTTAGGACTGGCCTTTTCTTCTATTGGATTTGCCTGTATCTCGTCCTTCATCTCCTTGTTATTCGCCGCTAAAAACTGGGGCAACCCATCTATGGCTTTTATGATATTCGGGATGTCGTACATTCTGACGAGGGTATTTTTCGCTTCCTTCCCCGATAGGTTTGGCGGATATAGGGTTGCACTCGTGTCATTGCTCATCGAGGCTGCAGGCCAGCTTCTGATCTGCTTATCATTAACCGAAACCATGGCGCTTGTGGGTTGTGCACTTACCGGTGTTGGCTTTTCGCTGATATTTCCCGCCTTGGGTGTGCTGGCTATTAACAAGGTGGCACCGCAAATGAGGGGAACGGCCTTAGCAGGTTATGCCGCATTCTTTGACCTCGCTCTCGCACTGGCAGGACCAATCGCAGGTCTTATTGCAGGCTGGTTCAGTTATCAGGCAATTTACTTGTTTGGTACCATTAGTTGTCTGCTGTCGTTATTCATTGTGTTTTCTAATAAGCATAAGTAAACCATTTTTTTTCAGTAAATAAATAAAATCCACTATGGAAATCATAAAGAAAAAAGTAATACGCTCGGTTTTCAGCGTAAAGGAAAAAATATTCCTCAGCCCGCATTATATCCGCATCATCTTTGACATGACGGAGAAACAACTTGAAAAGTTTGCCAATGCAGGAATTGGTACAAACAATAAAATATTTATCCCTGCACCTGGTTCAGATGAGGTTTTGTTTCCGGATGATGCGCTTGAAATTGGTGGCGTAGCTTCGGTAAAAAGAACGTATACCACCAGACATATCGATATTTCAAAGAAGGAATTATGGATTGATTTCGTCGCCCATGGGGATAATGGCCCAGCCTCTTACTGGGCAAACCGGGCGGTTGCGGGAAGTAAACTGGGGATCGCCATGAAAGAAGGTAACCGGCCCCTGTTTCCGGAGAAAGCGACGTATTTCTTTGTTGGCGACAGTACCGCAATTCCCGTTATTGCAGTAATGATGGAGCAATTGCCGCCTCATGTACAGGTGAAGGCCATCCTTGAGGTATATGGGAAAGAGGATGTGATCAGTCTATCTACCAGCGCCAATGCCAACATTGACTGGATTTATAATGAGCAACCTGAGATGGGCAGCAAGCTTTTTGAGGTGGTCCGGGATTTAAGCTTAGCAAACCACCAAAGCTTCTTTTTTTTCGCAGGTGAATTTGATAGCGCGAAAAAGATACGACAGCACTTTAAGGAGACACTTGCCTGGTTACCGGTAAATTACTCGGTAGTTTCTTACTGGAAACGGGGAGCATCGGAAGATGAATCTTCTTTACTGCGTTAATCTTTTTCAATCCTTTATAGTCCAATATATAGGAGCGGCCGGTAACATCCGGTTAGAAATTAGCATGGGAATTTTTCTACTTCACACAAATAGAAAAAACAATGAAAAAGCAAGTTTTAATCCTATTGGGACTGATGGCTGTATTGTCGTCCTGTTCCAGTTACAATTATTATTCAGTAGGCAATAAAAAGCTGAATGCTGAATATCGAACCTATGCCTGGTTGCCTGAAGGAAAGTCCAAAGCCTCGAATATTTATGATAACGACATCGCGGCAGATAGGATAGTGGAGATGGCGAGTACGGAGCTAAATCGCAGGGGTTTTGAGCTGAATAATCGGAAACCGGATTTATTGGTCAGGTATACTGCCGTAGTGAATATGGAAACCAAGTCTTATAATGAGCCGGTGTATTACGATGCTCCTGGAAGATATATTCCGCGCGTAGGTATTCGCAGGGGCCGTGCATTTTATTATTACGCTTACCGTAATCCTTTTCCTGTCTATGTAGGCAATGAACAGCGGACCGTAAATGTAAAGCAGGGCAGTATTATGATCGATTTAATTGACCGCAGAACTAAAAAGGTGATCTGGAGAGGCTGGGCTGAAGGAGAAGTGAATAATCCGGAGAAGGCAATTAATGAATTACCGAAGGTGATTGAGAATATTTTTAAAAAGCTTCCAGCTTAAGGAAGGGTTGATTGATTAATTTTTACCAAAGCCGGGGTTTCCCTGGCTTTGGTTTATGTAGTGCAGTTGATGGTCTCGTGTACAAAACTGGTATTTAAACAAATTACCTTTTCCTGGTAGTGTCTGAGGGTATATGTATTAGTGATTTCTGATTTTTCTGTATTTGAATTTGTTCCGGATGTGGTGATTAAAATACCTTCCTTTTGACCCCGCTGCTTTTAACATCGCAAATACTTCAGGCGGAACATTCATGTACTTATACTTTAACCCAGATACGAATGTGATCAACAGTACAGCTGAATCCTGGTCGTAATCAAAGCTTTTAATCACACTTGAAGGCATCGCTTATGAATGTTGGTCTATGACGACAATTTTATCTGATTTTAATTTATCCTCCTGCTGTCTGGCAATTAGTTTTTCTTTTTTGAGGTCGATGCGAATGATGTTATATAAGCTCATATAAACATTTGCGATCCATATTATTGCGAAACCCGATATCAGATAACCCCTCCAATCAGGATACAATAGTTTGTATTGTGTGATGATCAGCAGGAGTATGGTTACATAATGACTGAAACAGTACTCACAGGTAAACATGTAGCAAATTTTCCTTACCAGCATATACCTGCTCTTTTCAGACCGGTTTGAAAAAAACACCTGTGCTTCTTTAAATATCTGTTCTTTTGTGACCGTCCAGGCGATGCAGGAAACAGGCAGTGCCAGGATGAAAATCCAGTATATTTTATCTTCCATAAGTTTCGTCGCTATCTTTTTAATAACAACTCCGGTTAACTAATGTTTTTTTAAAGCTACCAGCTGTAGTTTTTATCCTTTGTATGGATTTGATATTCAGGCTCTTTTAAACAATATCTAAACTAAGCTGTTCTAATAGCGGAAATCACAATCATTCGATATGGAAAATGACAGCAAAACTAAGAAAAACATAACTCCGTCCACTCCGGTAAGTCCGAGAGACGGGAAGGACAACACTGGTACTCAGGGGTACGATTCTCTGAGCGATGATGCTTATACCGGAACTTCTGATAAACCCGAAAAGAACCCCGAAGATCATGAAAGTCACACAGGAAGTTCTTCGGAAGATTTTGATGATAAAAACGACTAATTTCCTGAATCAGGCGATAACCTAAAGAAGCCCTGCTATTCTATTTTAGCAGAGCTTCTTTATTCCTTATTTGTCTGTTTAACGACTATTCCTCGATAAGATGTTTTTTCCAGTTTGTTGTTCCAGCCGAGGGGATTTTAATTTTAGTCGGGTCTTTCCTGTTGCTTTCTGAACCTTCCAGCTGACTTGCATGTTCCCTGACGCTTTCACGAAGATCAGTGATGTGTTGGTCGTCTGATTCGGCAGTTGTTGCGGTATTGTTTTTCTGGAACTGGCCAAAGAGGCCCCGAACAGCTGTGCTCAGCTTATTTCTGGATCGTTTGCCGGAATCCGGCGCGAATAAAACTGCAATAGCAGCACCCGTGGCTAAACCGATCAGTCCGGCAAAAGCCGTTAAGCTTTTATCCTGATGATTACTTAACGCGGAGTCGATTAACTTTCTATAATTCATAAGACGATGATTTAGGGTTTTTAAAAAGTGTTAATACCAGTTTAAACATGCTGCCCCTGATGGACACCCTCCGCAAACTCCTCTACGATTTTATCATTAAAAGCGGGAAGATCTTCCGGACTCCGGCTTGTCACCAGGCCTTCGTCAACAATTACCTCTTCGTCGTACCAGTCTGCTCCTGCATTAACCAAATCTACTTTTATGGTTTTTGTGGAAGTTAGTTTTCTACCTTTTACCACTTCGGCGGTGATGAGCACCTGTGGACCATGACAAATGGCTGCTACTGGTTTTCCAGCGCTGAAAAAAGCTTTTACAAATTCGATGGCGTCCTCGTTTTTTCTTAATGAATCTGGGTTTAATACACCTCCGGGAATGAGTAATCCGTCATAATCATCCGCATTTGCTTCGCTGATGGTTTTGTCTACACCCACCTCAATCGTCCAGTCATGATCGCCTTTCATGGCTTGTATCTTTCCCGGTTTAGCCGAAATGATATGAACGGTAGCGCCTTCTTCTTTTAATCTTTGAACCGGGCTCGTCAATTCTGTTTCTTCAAAACCATTTTCCGATAATACGGCAATGGTTCTATTGCTTAATTGTCCCATAGTACTATTTTATGTTTAACATTCGTATTGCTCTGTAATAACAACAATGCGCTTCCCGGTATGTTTTTATATTTTTTGAATAGCAGGCCGTTGCCAAACAAAAAAGCCGATTGGATGTTGAGTATCAAAAACAGACCTATGGAATCATTTGAAATACAGTTGCTTGAAGATCATTTTAAAATTGAGCCATTGGAAAATGGACTATACCGGATCTTGGAAGGTGAAAACAAGCTGGGGGTTATTTATGCGGAAGCAGATGGCGACCAGGTGGTTTGGGAAACTCAGGATGAACTGGATTACGATTTTGTACAGCAGATTGGGGAACTGATTACCGAGCACAATATGTAAAGATGAAATAAAAACACCGCCCCATCATTTTATTGATGAGGCGGTGTTTTATGTGGTTATTTTTATTTAAATAACTCCGCTAAAGTTTTATTCAGTTCTTCTCCTCTCAAATCTTTACCTACGACTTTACCATTTGGATCAATCAGGAAACTGGCAGGTACCGCTTTTACGCCATATTCCGAAGCCGCTGTATTTTGCCATCCTTTTAATTCAGAAACATGTGTCCAGGTTAAACCATCTGCTTCAATTGCTTTCAGCCATGCATCTTTTTTGGAATCTAATGAGATGCCAAGGATTTCAAAACCCTTATCATGGTATTTTTTGTAAGCAGCAACCACGTTAGGATTCTCTTTTCTACAAGGGCCACACCAGCTTGCCCAGAAATCGATCAGCACATACTTGCCTTTGAAATCAGATAGCTTAACGATCTTGCCGTCTTTATCGGTCATGCTGATCGCAGGAGCAACTTTACCTTTACCCGTTTTTGCGTCGATTGATAGTGATTTGGTGATCATCGCCCCGATAGCAGATTGTTGGGCTTCTTTTGTTAAACCAGTAAATAATTCCCTGGCGACAGGGAAGTTCGGATAGCCGATAAAACGATCGTAAATAACCGCTGCAGCACCAGCCGAGGAGGGATGTTTAGCGATGTAGTTTTTTACTGCCAGCTGATTTTTTTTGTCCAGGTCTGCAAATTCCTGATCAATTCCGGCACGTGTCAGGGAATCCACTTTAGTTCCGGCAGCTTTCGCTGCTTTTTCCGCTTTATCGAGCTTGCCGTAGATTCCACCTGCTATTGTCGTAATTTCTTTCCATGGACCGCTGTAAAAACCCATGTATACATCCTGAGCTGCAGATCCTTTGATCTCAGCCATCGAAAGACTATCGGCAGTTTTTGTGACGGTAATTGTTGAATTTTCCAGGATAAACTGAATCGGGTATTTCAGGCCTTTGTTGCTCAGACTGTAAAAGCCAGGAGATTTAACCGCTCCTTTGAATACAAATTCGCCATTGTTTACTTTAGCGGAATCTACTGTTACCGGGGTGCCGTTTAGCTCATGCGCCAGATAGATCTTACCTGTTGCACTGGCAATATTTCCCTTCAACAGGTATTTGCCATTTTGAGCGAAACTTTGTGCGCCGGAACAGATCATTACCGCTGCAAGCGGCAGTATTGCCAACGCTTTTTGTATGTTGTGTTTCATTTTTTTATGTTGTTAAAAGGTGATTTGTGTTTTTATTTAAGGTGATGGTTATTTGGTTACATTCTGTACGATAGTACCATTGCCCGGGTTTTTAATGGCTCCCAATGGAATAGGCATGGTCCACAAATGAGAAGTAGGAGAGAGTGAATAGTTCTGTCCGTTTTCTGTTTTCGTTAATGTAGTTGCATAGTTCGGATCCTTATTCAGACGACGTCGATCAGCGAAGGTGCTGATGCTGTTGATCAGCTCATTTGCTTTTGTACGTTGAATCAGTTTCACGGCCTCAACTGTGTTTGAGGCAGACTGCGGTACGTAGTTTTGAGCAAAGATTCTTTTCACACGCACCGCATTTAAGGTGTTCATCGCTCCGGGAATATCATTCAGACGCGCCTGACATTCTGCTTTGATCAAATAGACCTCAGTGGTGGTTAGCCCTCCATAGTTAAAAAAGCCAATGGTAATGCTTGTATAATAGGTATCCGCGGCAACTGTTCTCAATTTCCAGCGTGAAGCGAATCTGGCATCTCCGGTTTCAAATTTTGGTACACGATCTGTTCTCAATGCAGATTCACGTCCTGAGAAATTACTGCTGCCATGACGAAAATAATAGTTCTCTACAAAATCAAACCCCATAGGTGATGGAGCATTGGTGTAGACGTTCGGTTGTTCGATCTGGGTTTTGTAGGTGGCATAAAATTGAGGCCAGTCGAACAGTTTATCGTTATACTTCAATGCTTCATTTGCCGCGCTGAGGGCCTCTGCATACTGCCCCATAGTCAGGTAGATGCGGGCTTTAAGTGCATAAGCAGCGCCTAAATTCGGATGCAGTGCTGTCGCGCTTGTTGCACGAAGGTTTGGAATCGCTTCGTCAATGTCTTTCAACATAAACGCATACAAATCTTTGATGCTTACCTGAGTATGTGGCGCATTGATGTCTGCACTCTGAATAAGCGGCACAGATAGCTTATTCGCGGCGTTAGCGGCTTCATAAGTGTCAGCATAATAGTTGGCCAGTACATAATAGTTAACTGCCCTTAACACTTTTGCCTGAGCAATCAGTTGCGCTTTATCTGCATCTGAGCCTTCCGTTGCTGCAGGAACATGCTCAATTAACAGGTTACTTGTCGATATTCCAGTATAGGGAGTGTAATAAGGTCCCTCATCACTACCGCTGATCGGAATCCGGTCTGTATTCTCATTCCAGAAATAATTGACCGAATACAAAGGGTAATAATTCAGGTTCGCCGTGGTTTCGAACTTGTCGTTCATCAACAGGATGGCCTGTGTAATTGTGGTACGCTGGTTTCCATATTCATCACGGATCATGGCTTCATAATCGGCCAGCGTGGTTGGTATTTTTTGCCCTTTTGGAACCACGTCCAGGAATTTCTTACAACTGCTAAAACTAACTAATAGTATCAGTGCTGAGATTTTCAGTGTATTTGATAATATCTTCTTCATCTTTTCTTGATTTAAAAATTAAGATAAACACCCCATACATAATTTGCCGGGCGATATCCACTCAATAAATACTTAGCTTCTTTACTTTTCGCTATC
This region of Pedobacter steynii genomic DNA includes:
- a CDS encoding MFS transporter produces the protein MKETNNLTLAVGGTRVQDRHIITPIIISVFAIYLTIGMTIGTLPGFVKNELKFSSLIVGVVIGIQFLSTLLTRAYAGKLTDTKGPRLSSKIGILLIILSGIIYLIAMIFSQLALVALGLIILARIVHGISESLSITSALTWGIGLVGTQKSGKVMTWNGIAMYAGIAIGAPLAIWMKSTFGISSVFFTLIVLSIISWLSTIQLPTLPVDASHVRTPFYKVIGLIAGQGLGLAFSSIGFACISSFISLLFAAKNWGNPSMAFMIFGMSYILTRVFFASFPDRFGGYRVALVSLLIEAAGQLLICLSLTETMALVGCALTGVGFSLIFPALGVLAINKVAPQMRGTALAGYAAFFDLALALAGPIAGLIAGWFSYQAIYLFGTISCLLSLFIVFSNKHK
- a CDS encoding siderophore-interacting protein — translated: MEIIKKKVIRSVFSVKEKIFLSPHYIRIIFDMTEKQLEKFANAGIGTNNKIFIPAPGSDEVLFPDDALEIGGVASVKRTYTTRHIDISKKELWIDFVAHGDNGPASYWANRAVAGSKLGIAMKEGNRPLFPEKATYFFVGDSTAIPVIAVMMEQLPPHVQVKAILEVYGKEDVISLSTSANANIDWIYNEQPEMGSKLFEVVRDLSLANHQSFFFFAGEFDSAKKIRQHFKETLAWLPVNYSVVSYWKRGASEDESSLLR
- a CDS encoding DUF4136 domain-containing protein, whose protein sequence is MKKQVLILLGLMAVLSSCSSYNYYSVGNKKLNAEYRTYAWLPEGKSKASNIYDNDIAADRIVEMASTELNRRGFELNNRKPDLLVRYTAVVNMETKSYNEPVYYDAPGRYIPRVGIRRGRAFYYYAYRNPFPVYVGNEQRTVNVKQGSIMIDLIDRRTKKVIWRGWAEGEVNNPEKAINELPKVIENIFKKLPA
- a CDS encoding KTSC domain-containing protein; this translates as MPSSVIKSFDYDQDSAVLLITFVSGLKYKYMNVPPEVFAMLKAAGSKGRYFNHHIRNKFKYRKIRNH
- a CDS encoding YtxH domain-containing protein — its product is MNYRKLIDSALSNHQDKSLTAFAGLIGLATGAAIAVLFAPDSGKRSRNKLSTAVRGLFGQFQKNNTATTAESDDQHITDLRESVREHASQLEGSESNRKDPTKIKIPSAGTTNWKKHLIEE
- a CDS encoding type 1 glutamine amidotransferase domain-containing protein encodes the protein MGQLSNRTIAVLSENGFEETELTSPVQRLKEEGATVHIISAKPGKIQAMKGDHDWTIEVGVDKTISEANADDYDGLLIPGGVLNPDSLRKNEDAIEFVKAFFSAGKPVAAICHGPQVLITAEVVKGRKLTSTKTIKVDLVNAGADWYDEEVIVDEGLVTSRSPEDLPAFNDKIVEEFAEGVHQGQHV
- a CDS encoding TlpA disulfide reductase family protein: MKHNIQKALAILPLAAVMICSGAQSFAQNGKYLLKGNIASATGKIYLAHELNGTPVTVDSAKVNNGEFVFKGAVKSPGFYSLSNKGLKYPIQFILENSTITVTKTADSLSMAEIKGSAAQDVYMGFYSGPWKEITTIAGGIYGKLDKAEKAAKAAGTKVDSLTRAGIDQEFADLDKKNQLAVKNYIAKHPSSAGAAAVIYDRFIGYPNFPVARELFTGLTKEAQQSAIGAMITKSLSIDAKTGKGKVAPAISMTDKDGKIVKLSDFKGKYVLIDFWASWCGPCRKENPNVVAAYKKYHDKGFEILGISLDSKKDAWLKAIEADGLTWTHVSELKGWQNTAASEYGVKAVPASFLIDPNGKVVGKDLRGEELNKTLAELFK
- a CDS encoding RagB/SusD family nutrient uptake outer membrane protein, with the translated sequence MKKILSNTLKISALILLVSFSSCKKFLDVVPKGQKIPTTLADYEAMIRDEYGNQRTTITQAILLMNDKFETTANLNYYPLYSVNYFWNENTDRIPISGSDEGPYYTPYTGISTSNLLIEHVPAATEGSDADKAQLIAQAKVLRAVNYYVLANYYADTYEAANAANKLSVPLIQSADINAPHTQVSIKDLYAFMLKDIDEAIPNLRATSATALHPNLGAAYALKARIYLTMGQYAEALSAANEALKYNDKLFDWPQFYATYKTQIEQPNVYTNAPSPMGFDFVENYYFRHGSSNFSGRESALRTDRVPKFETGDARFASRWKLRTVAADTYYTSITIGFFNYGGLTTTEVYLIKAECQARLNDIPGAMNTLNAVRVKRIFAQNYVPQSASNTVEAVKLIQRTKANELINSISTFADRRRLNKDPNYATTLTKTENGQNYSLSPTSHLWTMPIPLGAIKNPGNGTIVQNVTK